In a single window of the Desulfovibrio mangrovi genome:
- a CDS encoding RluA family pseudouridine synthase has product MEILHSDDHIVVVNKPGGLLSVPGVGPHKQDCAMNRVRALFPESIDIPVVHRLDQATSGLLVFGISALAQRELSIQFAKRAVDKRYIAVLKGDVRGDSGEITLPTRLDIYNRPYQIYDPIHGKIGITEWGVLERKRGLTRVEFIPITGRTHQLRFHAAHKFGLGCPIVGDFLYGDAEDGAMLHLHAAYLQFRHPVTEEEMAFCSVPEF; this is encoded by the coding sequence GTGGAAATACTGCACAGCGACGACCATATAGTGGTGGTGAACAAACCGGGCGGCCTGCTTTCCGTTCCCGGTGTGGGACCGCACAAGCAGGACTGTGCCATGAACCGCGTGCGCGCGCTGTTTCCCGAGAGCATCGACATTCCCGTGGTACACAGGCTTGATCAGGCCACGTCCGGCCTGCTGGTGTTCGGCATTTCCGCACTGGCGCAGCGCGAACTCTCCATCCAGTTCGCCAAGCGCGCCGTGGACAAGCGCTACATCGCCGTGCTGAAGGGCGACGTGCGAGGCGATTCCGGCGAGATCACCCTGCCCACGCGGCTGGATATCTACAACCGCCCCTATCAAATATATGACCCCATCCACGGCAAGATCGGCATCACCGAATGGGGCGTGCTGGAACGCAAGCGGGGCCTCACCCGTGTGGAATTCATTCCCATAACCGGCCGCACGCACCAGCTCCGGTTCCATGCGGCCCACAAGTTCGGGCTGGGCTGTCCCATTGTCGGAGACTTCCTCTATGGTGATGCCGAAGACGGTGCCATGCTGCATCTGCATGCGGCGTATCTGCAGTTCCGGCATCCGGTGACTGAGGAAGAGATGGCGTTCTGTTCCGTGCCGGAGTTTTAG
- a CDS encoding zinc ribbon domain-containing protein YjdM, translated as MDNLPNCPQCNSEYMYSDGNMIICPECGYEMKPGETGERVYKDANGNVLADGDTVIVIQDLKVKGASGPIKKGTKVKNIKLVEPEDGVHDISCKIPGFGSMMLKTSVVKKG; from the coding sequence ATGGATAATTTACCGAACTGCCCGCAGTGTAATTCCGAATACATGTATTCGGACGGCAATATGATCATCTGCCCCGAGTGCGGCTACGAGATGAAGCCCGGCGAGACCGGCGAGCGTGTTTACAAGGATGCAAACGGTAACGTGCTTGCAGACGGAGACACCGTCATCGTCATTCAGGACCTGAAGGTCAAAGGCGCTTCCGGCCCCATCAAGAAGGGGACCAAGGTCAAGAACATCAAGCTGGTGGAACCCGAAGACGGTGTGCACGACATCTCCTGCAAAATTCCCGGGTTCGGCTCCATGATGCTGAAGACCTCGGTGGTCAAAAAGGGCTGA
- a CDS encoding 4Fe-4S dicluster domain-containing protein → MTHTTAQRSRSKGHGARNGAAHSPSRRSFLKALGVAGAGAALPVAMSGGAKAASVPQSGEELVTVLDLSKCIGCGACVEACREINAHKFPKAEKPFPPMYPPRVKAEDWSGKQDVDDRLTPYNWLFLQSAQVEHEGQMHELFVPRRCLHCVNPPCANLCPWGAARKEDNGIVRIDDELCLGGAKCRQACPWHIPQRQTGVGLYLRLLPSFAGNGVMYKCDRCHDKVAAAELPACVEVCPQSVQSIGPRSEMEALARKLAEEQNGYIYGLEENGGTNTIYVSPVPFEKINAVLEKGPGKPHMAPVADVMRPETSLAKALVAAPVAGLVAGALKIAATIRKERDNG, encoded by the coding sequence ATGACACATACTACGGCGCAACGATCTCGCAGCAAGGGCCATGGTGCCCGTAACGGCGCAGCGCATTCTCCATCCAGACGTTCTTTTCTCAAGGCTCTTGGCGTAGCCGGCGCAGGCGCTGCCCTGCCTGTTGCAATGTCGGGCGGAGCCAAGGCCGCTTCGGTGCCTCAGTCCGGAGAAGAGCTGGTTACCGTGCTTGACCTGAGCAAGTGTATAGGCTGCGGAGCCTGTGTCGAGGCCTGTCGCGAGATCAATGCCCATAAATTTCCCAAGGCGGAGAAGCCGTTTCCGCCCATGTATCCGCCTCGTGTGAAGGCGGAGGACTGGTCCGGCAAGCAGGATGTGGACGACAGGCTCACCCCATATAATTGGTTGTTCCTGCAGAGTGCGCAGGTGGAACACGAAGGTCAGATGCACGAACTGTTCGTTCCGCGCCGTTGTCTGCACTGCGTCAACCCGCCCTGTGCGAATCTGTGCCCGTGGGGAGCCGCCAGAAAGGAAGACAACGGCATCGTCCGTATAGATGACGAGCTGTGCCTTGGCGGTGCGAAGTGTCGTCAGGCCTGCCCCTGGCATATCCCCCAGCGTCAGACCGGCGTGGGCCTGTATCTGCGGTTGCTGCCGTCTTTCGCAGGGAACGGGGTGATGTACAAGTGCGATCGCTGCCATGACAAGGTGGCCGCCGCTGAGCTTCCCGCCTGCGTGGAGGTCTGTCCGCAGTCCGTGCAGAGCATCGGTCCGCGCAGCGAGATGGAGGCGTTGGCCCGGAAGCTGGCTGAAGAGCAGAACGGGTATATCTACGGATTGGAGGAGAACGGCGGCACCAACACCATCTATGTTTCGCCGGTACCGTTCGAAAAGATCAACGCCGTGCTGGAAAAGGGGCCGGGTAAGCCACATATGGCCCCCGTTGCAGACGTAATGCGGCCCGAAACCAGCCTGGCCAAGGCGCTGGTTGCCGCTCCCGTGGCAGGGCTTGTGGCCGGTGCCCTGAAGATTGCCGCAACCATCCGTAAGGAGCGTGACAATGGCTAG
- a CDS encoding anaerobic nitric oxide reductase flavorubredoxin, whose protein sequence is MGVRITDSVTWVGKIDWELQKFHGEEYSTFKGSSYNSYLVRDEKTVLIDTVYRPYAKEFVAQLEHEIDLDSIDYIIANHAEVDHSGAMPELMERIPNVPIYCSPQAVKSLKGHYHKDWDFRPVKTGDTLALGAKTITFVNAAMLHWPDSMFSYLDKENILFSNDAFGHHLASARMFNDLVDEGELMHECMKYYANILTPFNKLVVKKIHEVVGFGLPVDYIMPSHGIIWRDNPLQIVHKYLEWAEDYQEKQVVVLYDTMWNSTRDMAECIAEGIRKASPELEVKLFNVGQRDKNEVILEVFKSRLVVAGSSTINKGILSGMAGLLEMIKGLGFKNKFGAAFGSYGWSGEGAGIVSEWLEKSGFEMLAEPLKVLWKPDEEARAQCEAYGAQLAERL, encoded by the coding sequence ATGGGCGTGCGAATTACAGACAGCGTTACGTGGGTAGGCAAGATAGACTGGGAATTGCAGAAGTTTCACGGCGAAGAATATTCAACATTTAAAGGGTCTTCTTATAATTCCTACCTTGTCCGGGATGAGAAAACAGTCCTGATCGATACGGTTTATCGGCCCTATGCGAAAGAGTTTGTGGCGCAGCTGGAGCATGAAATTGATCTGGATAGTATTGATTACATCATAGCCAATCACGCTGAGGTTGATCACAGTGGCGCAATGCCGGAGTTGATGGAGCGTATACCGAACGTTCCAATCTACTGCTCGCCGCAAGCTGTGAAATCTCTCAAAGGGCACTACCACAAGGACTGGGACTTCAGGCCGGTCAAGACCGGGGATACGCTGGCGCTTGGGGCGAAGACCATAACCTTCGTCAATGCTGCCATGTTGCATTGGCCGGACAGCATGTTCAGCTATCTGGACAAGGAAAACATTTTGTTCAGCAATGATGCCTTCGGCCATCATCTGGCCTCTGCCCGCATGTTCAATGATCTGGTTGATGAGGGCGAGCTCATGCACGAGTGCATGAAGTATTACGCGAACATACTTACTCCCTTTAACAAGCTTGTTGTGAAGAAAATACATGAGGTGGTCGGGTTCGGGCTTCCGGTTGACTACATCATGCCCAGTCACGGGATAATCTGGCGGGATAATCCGCTGCAGATCGTCCATAAGTATCTGGAGTGGGCCGAGGACTATCAGGAAAAACAGGTTGTTGTTCTGTATGACACCATGTGGAACAGCACGCGTGACATGGCCGAGTGCATTGCAGAGGGAATCCGCAAGGCCAGCCCGGAGCTGGAGGTAAAACTCTTCAATGTGGGGCAGCGCGACAAGAATGAAGTGATCTTGGAGGTGTTCAAATCGCGTCTGGTCGTCGCCGGTTCTTCAACGATCAACAAGGGCATTCTTTCCGGTATGGCCGGTTTGCTTGAGATGATTAAGGGGCTCGGATTCAAGAATAAGTTTGGGGCGGCTTTCGGGTCTTACGGATGGTCTGGTGAAGGTGCGGGTATTGTTTCGGAGTGGTTGGAGAAGTCAGGTTTTGAAATGCTTGCAGAACCGTTGAAAGTCCTCTGGAAGCCGGATGAAGAGGCGCGTGCGCAGTGCGAGGCCTATGGCGCGCAATTGGCTGAACGACTGTAG
- the hmcA gene encoding sulfate respiration complex hexadecaheme cytochrome HmcA, with protein sequence MMKGRSLLRWAGLLVAVALVSVWGHEAQSSKAEVSSAGSYADIVTIDVIGKMGSTELPAVTYRHDLHTEAMKKLNKDCSACHKTQDGKMSLKFMRTEDGSAEELKSLYHTNCFACHAEQAAAGNNTGPQDGECRACHNPNPADTSAWKEVGMDKSLHYRHTAAKTIKVSGQDVNCGACHHVYEPATKKAEWKKQTEDSCRACHKTESTPVAEGADKMKPALNDAAHAACVTCHVKTTGDTGPVTCAGCHTAEAQKQYKVVKDVPRLDRGQPDAALVAADDVKKAKLPAVAFNHKLHETALDNCRTCHHEKIASCTECHTLAGKKEGNFVQLEQAMHAVKDKASCVGCHNTAKADPSCAGCHGLMPKAAASEQSCATCHVKEAPKGEELANMDKDQKKAAAAALVSMRPTAMPVYNEEDIPETVEIGALVDKFEASKMPHRKIVKTMIAAVAGSKMAAGFHTDPGTFCQGCHHNSPVSKTPPKCQSCHGKPFEAAKGDRPGLKAAYHQQCMGCHAAMKLEKPKATACKECHAERTN encoded by the coding sequence ATGATGAAAGGAAGATCACTGCTGCGATGGGCGGGACTGCTGGTTGCGGTAGCACTCGTCTCGGTCTGGGGACATGAGGCGCAGAGCTCCAAGGCCGAGGTATCCTCTGCCGGTAGCTACGCTGACATCGTCACCATCGATGTGATCGGGAAAATGGGGAGCACCGAGTTACCGGCTGTTACCTATCGCCATGACCTGCATACGGAAGCAATGAAGAAGCTGAACAAGGATTGCTCCGCCTGTCACAAAACGCAGGATGGCAAGATGTCTCTCAAGTTCATGCGCACCGAAGACGGTAGCGCCGAAGAACTGAAGAGCCTCTATCACACCAACTGTTTCGCCTGCCATGCCGAACAGGCTGCCGCGGGCAACAACACGGGACCGCAGGACGGCGAGTGCCGCGCCTGTCACAACCCCAATCCCGCTGACACTTCCGCATGGAAGGAAGTGGGCATGGACAAGTCCCTGCATTACCGCCACACCGCCGCCAAGACCATCAAGGTCTCCGGTCAGGATGTGAACTGCGGCGCGTGCCACCACGTGTACGAGCCCGCAACCAAGAAGGCCGAATGGAAGAAGCAGACTGAAGATTCCTGCCGCGCCTGCCACAAGACTGAATCCACCCCCGTTGCCGAGGGTGCCGACAAGATGAAGCCCGCTCTGAACGATGCGGCTCACGCAGCCTGCGTGACCTGCCACGTGAAGACCACCGGCGACACCGGCCCTGTTACCTGTGCCGGCTGCCATACCGCCGAAGCCCAGAAGCAGTACAAGGTTGTGAAGGATGTGCCCCGCCTTGACCGCGGCCAGCCCGATGCAGCCCTCGTAGCCGCTGACGATGTGAAGAAGGCAAAGCTGCCCGCAGTCGCCTTCAACCACAAGCTGCACGAAACCGCTCTGGACAACTGCCGCACCTGCCACCACGAAAAGATCGCCTCCTGTACCGAATGCCACACGCTGGCAGGCAAGAAGGAAGGCAACTTCGTACAGCTGGAGCAGGCCATGCACGCCGTCAAGGACAAGGCCTCCTGCGTGGGTTGTCACAACACCGCAAAGGCCGATCCTTCCTGCGCCGGCTGCCACGGCTTGATGCCCAAGGCCGCCGCTTCCGAACAGTCCTGCGCCACCTGCCACGTGAAGGAAGCCCCCAAGGGTGAAGAACTGGCAAACATGGACAAGGACCAGAAGAAGGCCGCTGCCGCCGCTCTGGTGAGCATGCGTCCCACCGCAATGCCCGTGTACAACGAAGAAGACATTCCTGAAACCGTTGAGATCGGTGCCCTTGTCGACAAGTTCGAAGCGTCCAAGATGCCCCACCGCAAGATCGTGAAGACCATGATCGCCGCAGTGGCAGGCAGCAAGATGGCCGCTGGCTTCCATACCGATCCCGGCACCTTCTGTCAGGGCTGCCACCATAACAGCCCCGTCAGCAAGACGCCGCCCAAGTGTCAGAGCTGTCACGGCAAGCCTTTCGAAGCCGCCAAGGGCGACCGCCCCGGCCTGAAGGCTGCCTACCATCAGCAGTGCATGGGCTGCCACGCAGCCATGAAGCTTGAAAAGCCCAAGGCCACGGCGTGCAAGGAATGCCACGCCGAGCGCACGAACTAG
- a CDS encoding SMP-30/gluconolactonase/LRE family protein, producing MRHSLIILVLFAFLGLFGCARENTPPLLTIPQQAFFPEGITIDAGGNLYVGSIGKGSIIRIPKGERNAVPFIANGNGLLSIIGITADQKRNILWVCSADLGLKGLSGSAPPSVQAYSLPSGALLHAFPLESGSFPNHIAIMNDGSALVSDSFRPVIYRAQLDDVTISEWSSDPRFSKLPPNPSTLVDRIGLNGIAVGKDGMAYAVKTNTGDLFRIAINPDGTAGSVEAVALTEKLNRPDGLETLTDGSLLLVEGGDRVTRLTPQGSTFTHSIVQNGLDFPTTTVTCDNTAWVVESQLEHMGNPKEAATFRVLRVDL from the coding sequence ATGCGTCATTCTCTGATCATTCTCGTGCTGTTTGCGTTCCTTGGCCTTTTCGGCTGTGCCCGGGAGAACACGCCCCCCTTGCTGACCATTCCGCAACAGGCATTCTTTCCAGAAGGCATCACCATCGATGCCGGGGGCAATCTGTATGTTGGCAGCATCGGCAAGGGCAGCATCATCCGCATTCCCAAAGGCGAGCGAAATGCCGTGCCCTTCATTGCCAACGGCAACGGCTTGCTTTCCATCATTGGCATAACTGCCGACCAGAAGCGGAACATACTCTGGGTATGCTCTGCGGATCTGGGCCTCAAGGGTCTCAGCGGATCAGCCCCGCCCTCGGTGCAGGCCTACAGCCTGCCTTCCGGAGCCCTGCTGCACGCATTCCCCTTGGAATCAGGCAGCTTCCCCAACCACATCGCCATCATGAACGACGGCAGCGCCCTCGTCTCCGACTCCTTCAGGCCGGTCATCTACCGCGCACAGCTTGATGATGTGACAATCTCCGAATGGAGCAGCGATCCGCGATTCTCCAAACTGCCTCCCAATCCGAGCACGCTTGTGGACCGCATCGGACTCAACGGCATCGCCGTGGGCAAGGACGGCATGGCCTATGCCGTAAAGACCAACACCGGAGACCTGTTCCGCATTGCGATAAACCCTGACGGTACGGCGGGTTCAGTTGAGGCAGTTGCCCTTACCGAAAAGCTCAACCGCCCTGACGGGCTTGAAACGCTGACCGATGGTTCCCTGCTGCTGGTGGAGGGCGGTGACCGCGTCACCCGCCTCACCCCTCAGGGTAGCACCTTCACGCACAGCATCGTGCAGAACGGGCTGGACTTTCCCACCACCACGGTCACCTGTGACAACACCGCATGGGTCGTGGAATCCCAGCTTGAGCACATGGGAAATCCCAAGGAAGCAGCAACGTTCCGCGTCCTGCGTGTGGACCTGTAA
- a CDS encoding substrate-binding periplasmic protein: protein MTRIWTIAFIIMLTAATGVLAPVSGKTQQPVVIFGDDNYPPYSYLEDGKAKGIYVDLLTTAFSRMPEYNITIRLVPWKRGLNLLETGQGFALFPPYKLPKARPYIYPYSAPLFEESVIVVCRKELTLNKPTAHWPADYQGLRFGMNLGFHMGLDSFWAEVEAKRIAVEHAPGTTGNIIKLTQQRIDCYLNDRLAILFEYNRAVEKNKILGARKAHPPFSVGPTIASNYAYLGYARNSARFPYKNAFMFRFDQTIQEMHARGEVDEIVLRHLQ from the coding sequence ATGACACGCATCTGGACAATCGCATTCATCATCATGCTCACTGCAGCAACTGGGGTTCTTGCCCCGGTATCGGGCAAAACCCAGCAGCCCGTGGTCATCTTCGGCGATGATAACTACCCTCCCTATTCCTATCTTGAAGACGGGAAAGCAAAAGGCATCTACGTTGACCTGCTGACCACCGCTTTCTCACGCATGCCGGAATACAACATCACCATACGGCTGGTCCCATGGAAGCGCGGATTGAACCTTCTGGAAACCGGGCAGGGATTCGCCCTGTTCCCCCCGTACAAACTGCCCAAGGCCCGCCCGTACATTTACCCCTATTCAGCCCCTCTCTTTGAAGAAAGCGTTATCGTGGTATGCCGGAAGGAGCTCACCCTCAACAAACCGACTGCCCATTGGCCTGCCGACTACCAGGGGCTGCGCTTCGGCATGAACCTCGGTTTTCATATGGGACTGGATTCGTTCTGGGCCGAGGTCGAAGCTAAAAGAATCGCAGTTGAGCATGCTCCCGGAACAACCGGCAACATCATAAAACTCACACAGCAACGCATAGACTGTTACCTCAACGATCGCCTCGCCATCCTGTTCGAGTACAACCGTGCCGTTGAAAAGAACAAAATCCTGGGAGCCCGAAAGGCGCACCCTCCCTTCTCCGTCGGACCGACCATAGCAAGCAACTACGCGTATCTCGGCTACGCGCGGAACAGCGCCCGTTTCCCTTACAAGAACGCCTTCATGTTCCGATTTGACCAAACCATACAAGAGATGCATGCGCGGGGCGAAGTCGACGAAATCGTTCTGCGCCACCTGCAATGA
- a CDS encoding helix-turn-helix transcriptional regulator — MHQNAPKYECLNLLQMLFERVPEFEATPTLRHALKSVARLCRICEVQGSHLSRLMLTAPALVVVLEGNKDVGFQNGSVRAHEGDFLLLPNGVEMDIANNPGSKGLYRSVVVEFEPHALRRFAILYPDRVKDLVRWNTAHPRHSAFSPDIHVAEAFMHLSRSLARGEDTGPILELRMFELILALLESGRGHLLFSLTGDDIVETVQHLITLSPAQQWTAERIAAQLGVSVSTLSRRLRQDGLNLRQMLREARMQHAGTLLKNNSEDIAGIAESCGYASLSRFRARFEDHFGITPTAYATSQQGA, encoded by the coding sequence ATGCACCAGAATGCCCCAAAATACGAATGCCTTAACCTGCTACAGATGCTCTTTGAGCGCGTGCCGGAGTTTGAAGCCACTCCCACGCTTCGTCACGCCCTGAAAAGCGTTGCACGCCTGTGCAGAATCTGCGAGGTGCAGGGTTCCCACCTTTCCCGGCTGATGCTAACGGCTCCCGCGCTTGTGGTGGTGCTGGAAGGCAACAAGGATGTGGGGTTTCAGAACGGCAGCGTCAGAGCACACGAAGGCGACTTCTTGCTGCTGCCCAACGGCGTGGAAATGGATATTGCCAACAACCCCGGAAGCAAGGGGCTCTACCGCTCCGTTGTGGTCGAGTTCGAACCCCATGCCCTGCGCAGATTCGCCATCCTCTACCCCGACCGCGTCAAGGATCTGGTGCGCTGGAACACAGCACACCCGCGGCATTCCGCCTTTTCGCCGGACATACATGTGGCGGAAGCCTTCATGCACTTGAGCCGCTCTCTGGCGCGCGGGGAAGACACCGGCCCCATTCTGGAGCTGCGGATGTTCGAACTCATCCTTGCGCTGCTCGAATCCGGCAGGGGGCACCTGCTCTTCTCGCTGACCGGCGACGACATCGTGGAGACAGTGCAGCACCTCATCACCCTCAGCCCCGCACAGCAATGGACTGCCGAACGCATCGCCGCACAACTGGGTGTAAGCGTTTCCACCCTGTCACGCAGACTGCGTCAGGACGGCCTGAACCTGCGCCAGATGCTGCGTGAAGCCCGCATGCAACATGCAGGCACCCTGCTGAAAAACAACTCCGAAGACATTGCCGGCATAGCGGAATCCTGCGGCTATGCATCGCTCTCGCGTTTTCGCGCCCGCTTCGAGGACCACTTCGGCATAACGCCCACCGCGTATGCCACCAGCCAACAGGGCGCATAG
- a CDS encoding isochorismatase family protein, giving the protein MQLTMLGLAILLLTALPVRAGEYKDILDIWASAEVPETPPVQAVTVDHTTTALLILDIEERTCNAERRPRCLETVPRIAALLQKARETKMPVIYSLTTKGTRETILPPVAPSNGEPIVQASVDKFLNTPLQTILEDLRIKAVIVTGTAAHGAVLNTATGAAQRGLQVILPVDGLSASTLYIEQASVWLLHTGPATAKRTVLTRTTDIAIE; this is encoded by the coding sequence ATGCAACTGACCATGCTGGGCCTTGCCATACTGCTGCTCACAGCCCTGCCCGTTCGCGCTGGAGAGTATAAGGACATCCTCGACATCTGGGCTTCAGCGGAAGTGCCGGAGACTCCTCCGGTACAGGCGGTCACCGTCGACCACACCACCACCGCCCTGCTTATTCTGGATATCGAGGAGCGCACCTGCAATGCCGAGCGCCGCCCTCGTTGTCTGGAAACGGTTCCCCGCATCGCAGCTTTGCTGCAAAAAGCCCGCGAAACCAAAATGCCGGTTATCTACAGCCTGACGACAAAAGGAACGCGAGAAACCATTCTTCCTCCGGTAGCCCCCTCCAATGGGGAGCCTATCGTGCAGGCCAGCGTGGACAAGTTTCTGAACACCCCGCTCCAGACCATTCTTGAGGATTTGCGGATCAAGGCGGTCATCGTGACCGGCACGGCTGCCCACGGAGCCGTCCTGAACACCGCCACGGGTGCAGCCCAGCGTGGACTGCAGGTAATTCTGCCTGTGGATGGCCTGTCGGCTTCCACGCTGTATATCGAACAGGCCTCTGTCTGGCTGCTCCACACCGGCCCCGCAACGGCCAAGCGCACAGTGCTGACACGCACCACGGATATTGCCATTGAATAG
- a CDS encoding DUF438 domain-containing protein, which yields MEIRQETTILDLTKAYPFLVDALADYNPTFEKLRNPVLRNTLGRVATLGQAAGMGQVKPLDLLMFVAQEIMRRTGEAVTVIPPEVKDPEARGLTDEERRARLKEMIRALHDGESIESLKGRFKETVGDISPAEIATLEQAMVAEGLPETEIKRLCDLHVELFKGALDCHDRPSMPEGHPVHTYMAENAQAVEIADEIISQIDRMGGVVTKNVWAFSDQYIRQAFEDLCNIRIHYTRKEYQLFPLLEENGIEAPPKVMWEVHDDIRAKVKKTAEEWDREQPERTAANLRELCLAVKDMVYKEEHVLFPMALDSLTDEQWSRARHGEDEIGYAWVTPGIEWMPGDVAGAASRGTAHTSGTDASIPLDTGRLSPKVLNLMLKTLPLDMTFVDADDKVAYYSDSTHRIFPRSAGIIGRDVRNCHPSKSVHMVEEILAKFKNGERDTAEFWLQLHGMFIHIRYFAVRDEAGIYLGCLEVSQELTALRALEGERRLLEWS from the coding sequence ATGGAAATACGTCAGGAGACCACCATACTCGATCTTACCAAGGCCTATCCCTTTCTTGTGGATGCCCTTGCCGACTATAACCCCACCTTCGAAAAGTTGCGTAATCCCGTGCTGCGTAACACGCTTGGGCGTGTTGCCACGCTGGGGCAGGCTGCGGGCATGGGGCAGGTGAAGCCGCTTGATCTGCTCATGTTCGTGGCGCAGGAGATCATGCGCCGTACAGGCGAAGCTGTTACCGTCATTCCGCCGGAAGTGAAGGACCCAGAAGCCCGTGGGCTGACGGATGAAGAACGGCGTGCCCGCCTGAAGGAAATGATTCGTGCCCTGCATGACGGCGAGAGCATAGAATCGCTCAAGGGACGCTTCAAGGAGACCGTGGGAGACATAAGCCCTGCGGAGATAGCCACGCTTGAGCAGGCGATGGTGGCCGAAGGTCTGCCCGAGACGGAGATAAAGCGTCTGTGCGACCTGCATGTGGAACTCTTCAAGGGGGCACTGGATTGCCATGACCGTCCCTCCATGCCCGAGGGGCATCCCGTGCACACCTACATGGCCGAGAATGCGCAGGCCGTGGAGATTGCCGATGAAATCATCAGTCAGATCGACCGCATGGGCGGCGTGGTGACGAAGAATGTCTGGGCGTTTTCCGACCAGTACATCAGGCAGGCCTTTGAAGACCTGTGCAATATCCGCATCCACTATACCCGCAAGGAATACCAGCTCTTCCCCCTGCTGGAGGAGAACGGCATTGAGGCTCCTCCCAAGGTCATGTGGGAAGTGCACGACGATATCCGGGCCAAGGTGAAGAAGACGGCCGAGGAGTGGGACAGGGAGCAGCCGGAACGGACCGCAGCCAACCTGCGCGAGCTGTGCCTTGCCGTGAAGGACATGGTCTACAAGGAAGAGCACGTGCTGTTCCCCATGGCCTTGGATTCGCTTACCGATGAACAGTGGTCGCGGGCGCGGCACGGCGAGGACGAGATCGGCTATGCGTGGGTCACTCCGGGCATTGAATGGATGCCGGGTGATGTTGCGGGAGCTGCATCACGGGGAACGGCTCACACCTCCGGCACGGATGCGTCCATCCCGCTGGATACGGGCAGGCTGTCGCCCAAGGTGCTGAACCTGATGCTCAAGACTCTGCCCCTCGACATGACCTTTGTGGATGCGGACGACAAGGTGGCCTACTATTCCGACAGTACGCACCGTATCTTCCCGCGTTCCGCAGGCATCATCGGCCGCGATGTGCGCAACTGCCATCCGTCCAAGTCGGTGCATATGGTCGAGGAGATTCTGGCCAAGTTCAAGAACGGCGAGCGCGATACGGCGGAGTTCTGGCTGCAGTTGCACGGCATGTTCATTCACATCCGCTACTTCGCGGTGCGTGATGAGGCCGGAATCTATCTGGGCTGCCTTGAAGTCTCGCAGGAACTGACAGCGCTTCGGGCTCTGGAAGGCGAACGCAGGCTGCTTGAGTGGAGTTGA
- a CDS encoding iron-sulfur cluster-binding protein: protein MARLIEQTSSFVSRGIVRVWFGIMLLMTVTGMGQMPIFKRYYIADIPGLGWLADPYVVHWVHYLGAIALMGLGAWLVPVFLSQRFRFRFTASGVVRLVLLALIIITGYMRVAKNLPGFHWSAALTVFIDWSHLGFAMLLGIAAIMARLRGSAAYVRLR from the coding sequence ATGGCTAGACTGATTGAGCAGACTTCTTCCTTTGTTTCGCGCGGGATTGTGCGTGTGTGGTTCGGCATCATGCTGCTCATGACCGTGACCGGCATGGGGCAGATGCCCATTTTCAAGCGCTATTACATCGCGGATATTCCGGGACTCGGCTGGCTGGCGGACCCGTATGTCGTACACTGGGTGCATTATCTGGGAGCCATCGCTCTGATGGGGCTCGGCGCATGGCTGGTTCCCGTGTTCCTGAGCCAGCGCTTCCGCTTCCGGTTCACGGCTTCCGGCGTGGTGCGCCTTGTGCTGCTGGCGCTGATCATCATCACCGGTTACATGCGGGTAGCCAAGAACCTGCCGGGATTCCACTGGTCGGCTGCCTTGACGGTCTTCATCGACTGGTCGCATCTCGGTTTTGCCATGCTGCTGGGCATTGCCGCCATCATGGCGCGCCTGCGCGGTTCCGCTGCATATGTGCGGCTGCGGTAG